In Cryptococcus neoformans var. neoformans JEC21 chromosome 5 sequence, one genomic interval encodes:
- a CDS encoding carrier, putative yields the protein MSSDSSSSQVPRFHVHPHGAHLDHPAPPIQAGESSLALEEEEEHDYESLPVGSGWAVNMAAGAMAGISEHSAIFPIDSIKTRMQILAPVLHPVTGTTSATITGTIAPQLNTISQHVRSISTTEGLRSLWRGVASVILGAGPAHAAHFGMYEFVREISGGRNDGWQGVMGTAVAGAAATVSSDALMNPFDVIKQRMQIANSPYSNVLHCARTVYAREGLTAFYVSYPTTLTMSVPFTAVQFSAYEYLKTLLNPSGSYSPSTHVIAGGIAGGLAAAVTTPLDVAKTLLQTRGSSADERIRGARGMGEALRIIWERDGWKGLRRGMAPRVLTVAPSTAISWMSYEFFKVLIRQHGSLPETGQSL from the exons ATGTCATCAgactcatcgtcatcacaAGTCCCTCGATTCCATGTCCACCCGCATGGCGCACACCTCGACCACCCTGCACCTCCAATTCAGGCTGGAGAATCATCTTTGgcgcttgaagaagaggaagagcatgATTATGAGAGTTTACCGGTGGGAAGTGGTTGGGCTGTCAACATGGCGGCAGGCGCGATG GCTGGTATATCTGAGCATTCTGCCATCTTTCCTATAGATTCTATCAAG ACGCGAATGCAAATTCTCGCTCCCGTCTTGCATCCTGTCACCGGCACCACCTCCGCCACCATCACTGGCACCATTGCCCCCCAACTCAACACCATTTCCCAACACGTCCGCTCCATTTCTACCACTGAAGGTCTCCGTTCCCTTTGGCGAGGTGTCGCCAGTGTTATCCTCGGCGCCGGACCGGCGCACGCGGCGCATTTTGGAATGTACGAATTTGTGAGGGAGATTAGTGGCGGGAGGAACGATGGATGGCAGGGTGTAATGGGCACTGCTGTGGCTGGAGCTGCTGCCACCGTCTCTAGCGATGCTTTGATGAACCCGTTTGACG TAATCAAACAACGTATGCAGATCGCCAATTCACCTTACAGCAATGTCCTCCATTGCGCGCGCACCGTTTACGCCCGCGAAGGTCTCACCGCATTCTACGTCTCTTATCCTACCACACTCACCATGTCCGTCCCCTTTACCGCCGTTCAATTCTCCGCATACGAATACCTGAAAACGCTACTTAACCCTTCCGGCTCCTACTCCCCTTCTACGCACGTCATTGCTGGCGGTATAGCGGGTGGTCTCGCAGCAGCCGTGACGACGCCGTTGGATGTGGCTAAGACGCTGCTTCAAACGAGGGGGAGCAGTGCTGATGAGCGGATAAGAGGTGCAAGGGGGATGGGGGAGGCGCTGAGGATTATCtgggagagggatggatggaagggtTTGAGAAGGGGGATGGCGCCCAGGGTTTTGACCGTAGCGCCGAGCACGGCTATCAGTTGGATGAGTTATGAGTTCTTTA AGGTCCTTATAAGACAACATGGTTCCTTACCCGAGACCGGTCAATCGCTCTAA
- a CDS encoding mitochondrial fission-related protein, putative has protein sequence MPTDLPYAAEAESSLSPDELEVLRRQYYREIEQGHVTIQSKFNYGWGLIKSPSPELETEGVKLLQEIYSASPDHRRECTYYIAVGYYKLRNYAYARKFNNLLLSVEPGNMQAQSLSTLIENAVKRDGLVGIGMITGAVAVVGLIAGSVWKRSRR, from the exons ATGCCTACTGATCTTCCATACGCTGCCGAAGCCGaatcttccctttccccgGACGAGCTTGAAGTTCTCAGGCGACAATATTACAGGGAAATTGAGCAAGGACATGTTACCATCCAAAGCAAGTTCAACTATG GTTGGGGCCTCATAAAATCTCCTAGTCCTGAACTTGAAACCGAAGGTGTAAAACTTTTACAAG AAATCTATTCTGCTTCTCCTGATCATCGTCGTGAATGTACATACTATATTGCCGTTGGCTACTATAAGCTTCGCAACTACGCCTATGCTCGCAAATTCAACAATCTCTTACTATCAGTTGAGCCCGGAAATATGCAAGCGCAGAGCTTGAGTACGTTGATCGAGAATGCTGTGAAAAGGGATGGGCTCGTCG GTATCGGAATGATTACGGGCGCTGTGGCGGTTGTTGGATTGATCGCGGGGTCTGTCTGGAAGCGCTCCAGAAGGTAG